The Heyndrickxia acidicola sequence TTTTTTTGTAACCAATAAAATCTTTTTCTACCGACACATGAAAATCTTTCTCTCCATGAAGTATCAATATGGGCTTATGCAATTCCATGAGATAATTGACTGATGGATGTTCGCCCATTTCCTTCAAGTAGTAGGCTCTAACATGTTTTCCAAAAACTAGAGTTGATTTTGCTTCTTCATCACTAAGGTTATAAATGTTGTTCAACTTTGATGAAAATCCTGCTATTTGTTTTATAGCAATCCATTTCAAAAACTTATTCAGTGAATGTAAAACTTCGTTGTTTTGATCCATTAGAATATCTTCAAATTTGCGTGGGGACCCACCCATAATAATGATTCCAGCAAAATTACCGCCTTGTGCATCAACACGCGGAGCTAACATCCCGCCTAAACTATGGCCAATAACAAATATTTTGCTTGAATCAATTCGTGAATCTTCCCGCAAAATATCAGCTGCGAGGATTGCATCTTCAATGGTTTCTTCTTTCACTGATAATGCAGGATCATTTCTCATTTCCTTGCCATATACGAATGTTCTCTTATCATATCGGAGCACTGCAATACCTTGTTCCGACAAACCATTTGCAAGATCCTTAAAAGGATATATGTTTCCGATTTTTTCATCCATGTTGCTTGGACCAGAGCCTTGAACCAATACAACTGCTGGAAACAATCCTACTGTTTCATCAGGAATGGTCAATATTCCATTTAAGGGGTACTTTGTTTCGGCACCTAAGACCAGTTTTTCATCAGCCATTGTGATTACCTCCTTATTGACAACCTAAAGGTAAGTGGTTTTCGTTAATTTATCTCTACCCGTTCATCTTTCAATTTGAGCCTTTAGTTTTTCAACAATCCTTTTGTATTTTGGTTCATAATTCAATGGGAAAAATGCAGGGTTTTCCACAACCGTTTGCACGATACTTTCTTTTATTATCTTTTCGTCTCTGGGAGCTTCAACATCATAATCCTTCAGCCAGTTTTCAATACTGTCAAAAAAAGAATCCCCTTTCAATTCGTATGGTAAAAGGAAGTTCGTACAAATGAAAGTGTAGTTTTCGAGCATCTCCAATGCCTTTTCAGGTTTTTTTTGCATCATATACCCTTGTGCTGCGGCAAAATAAAGCAGCGCCATCGAATTAGGGTCCAGTTTTTCTACTTCAAAGACTTTAGAGATTTCGATAAAACGTTCAAGAGCCTGCTCAAACTTTTCAGGCCAATTGGCAACTAACACCAAATATGACTGTGCAGGCCCAAGTAGACCGCGTAGATGTTGATAAAGGCTGACCTGTAAAGCTTCTTTTGCCTTCTCTATATTTCCCGTCATTTGATAGGCTCTGGAGAGTAAAAAGTTATCACTGATCGGCGGCTTCATTGTTTCGTCAAGCAGTTCCAAAGCTTCCAAGGGCTGATTTAAGATGATGTGACATACCGCTTCCATTGAATTTGCCTGCTTTGCAATCCAAATATCATCACTTTCCTTCTTAATCCTGATACATAAATCAATGGATTCCTGTATCACTGCTTCCTGTTTTTCCTTTTCTGCAGCAAGCATAAAATGATTGACCAATAATTTGGCCATTTGCAGTAAGAGGGGAAAACAAGAAAAATATTTCTTTATAATTGCACGGCATTGGCCGTATACTTCATCAAAAGGCTTACTACTAAAATCCTCCGCTAGCCGGTGATATGTTTTCTTTATATCCTCTTTTGTCATTTGCGGGAGATACCCAATGAGTTCATCAATACTTATATTAAAAAAAGATGCCAATTGTGGAAGTAGGGTGATATCTGGATAGCTTTGAGCCGTCTCCCATTTGGATACGGAAGCCTTCGATACACCGATATACTCAGCAAGTTTGTCCTGTGTGATGCCTTTTTCTCTTCTTTTTGATGTAATAACTTTTGCAATATTTATTTCTCTCATCATTTTCATTCCCCCTACTGTTATTAAAATGTATTTTACCGACAATTCCAATGGAGTTATGCTTTATTTCAGTTGAAAAAATCAACCGTTACTTAACAATGTCTTTACTACACCTAAATTCGTTTCAGCATTTGTGAACATTCTTTGTGTTTGGCTTACTGGGGTAGCGCTCACACAGCACCTTTACAACTTTAAGGAAAGATAAGAAAAACATTTGTGGAGAACGTTGTTTTTGTGCAGAGCGTTTTAATAAGAATTTAGTTTAGAAATTTCCCGAAAAATAATTCACTATATAGCTAATTAGCTATACAATAATAATTGAGGAAGGTGAATATGATGAACGAGAGCATCTTTAAAGCGATGTCTGACCAAACACGCAGGAAGATTATCGAGTTACTAAAAGAAGGACCCAAAACAGCAGGTGAAATATCTGAACATTTTTCATCTGCTCAACCAACTATTAGCCGTCATCTGAATGTCCTCAAAAATGCAAACTTGATTATTGCCCAACGAGAAGGAAATTTCATTATTTACAAACTTAATACCACTATTATTCAAGAATGGCTTGTATGGCTTTTTGAACACTTTGGAGGTGGTCATTATGAAAAAGAAAAATAATGCAATGCCTTGGTGGGGGTGGCTTACATGGGTTTTGGCGATTATACTCGGAATAATTGCTTATACACATCTTCCAGCTGAAGTTGCAGGAAAAGCGAACCATATGAGACCAAGTTGGCTAATC is a genomic window containing:
- a CDS encoding alpha/beta hydrolase family protein, whose amino-acid sequence is MADEKLVLGAETKYPLNGILTIPDETVGLFPAVVLVQGSGPSNMDEKIGNIYPFKDLANGLSEQGIAVLRYDKRTFVYGKEMRNDPALSVKEETIEDAILAADILREDSRIDSSKIFVIGHSLGGMLAPRVDAQGGNFAGIIIMGGSPRKFEDILMDQNNEVLHSLNKFLKWIAIKQIAGFSSKLNNIYNLSDEEAKSTLVFGKHVRAYYLKEMGEHPSVNYLMELHKPILILHGEKDFHVSVEKDFIGYKKILGDRPNVTYKLYPNLNHAFMPSVYGEIRKAKKEYKVVQHVDQQVVKDISDWIHSVLR
- a CDS encoding helix-turn-helix domain-containing protein, which produces MREINIAKVITSKRREKGITQDKLAEYIGVSKASVSKWETAQSYPDITLLPQLASFFNISIDELIGYLPQMTKEDIKKTYHRLAEDFSSKPFDEVYGQCRAIIKKYFSCFPLLLQMAKLLVNHFMLAAEKEKQEAVIQESIDLCIRIKKESDDIWIAKQANSMEAVCHIILNQPLEALELLDETMKPPISDNFLLSRAYQMTGNIEKAKEALQVSLYQHLRGLLGPAQSYLVLVANWPEKFEQALERFIEISKVFEVEKLDPNSMALLYFAAAQGYMMQKKPEKALEMLENYTFICTNFLLPYELKGDSFFDSIENWLKDYDVEAPRDEKIIKESIVQTVVENPAFFPLNYEPKYKRIVEKLKAQIER
- a CDS encoding autorepressor SdpR family transcription factor, whose protein sequence is MMNESIFKAMSDQTRRKIIELLKEGPKTAGEISEHFSSAQPTISRHLNVLKNANLIIAQREGNFIIYKLNTTIIQEWLVWLFEHFGGGHYEKEK